In Opitutaceae bacterium TAV5, one genomic interval encodes:
- a CDS encoding glycoside hydrolase family 39: protein MATAAALTGLLQPLLRAVPENRRETFDEALSPQTWTLTEGRPDDAVVLPDAKRLLLSPGIDDAATPASRGRTTLRYRFYPLRSMKPRPAFGDFVAQMRIEADPQAAPFGFALLDAGEWSLKIEYEPAVSRARLVLHEQGKDAETGAWITLPATTGAGDVSLAFVRRGDRIEARIGEARGKPGGLPQNPRVIGLWEGRLAPIVDFALSVRPAVATAAETAPPAAPHPQRIIALTIEPLPAESLYFQTKTRPGSALPHDATRSPGLRNIGGDYMGGYLWPLHSPDARLTILAGNAATHSASGILRVAIAEWQDQPVGDAQHIPLTLAPGEERQMDIDLPAGRYGYFTAHLSLHAPPSADHAASPAAVGAPMGAPRAVAYGITAAPRADEMNNSSQVGTHGAPYALTGAKWVRFWDFGGRAVHWSGIQTSPAQWDWSMLDAAVQRTEEAGLAPPLVVLGMTPEWAATEPERGTYRGKGAYSPPKDIADWSEYCRRVAERYKGRVTHYEIWNEPNNNSLKPRGFFFHGPVESYFELVRAAYAAVKSVDPGAKILAPSGTGHFFPFLERFLELGGGDYCDIISIHTYTTPFPPEIGYHFNSEKSYLHRVETVRRIMKRFGVEKPVWNTEIGYHSGLDLLIAGVPVRQDQIAAEALPGHWPNWKNTWSFRPLDPRRATAFFTRFLLLSSAYGVEKTFIHHRLMQTGAADTSPLMPAPAVGWFSRLLGDATYVRAHVWHDNVQAHEYKLPDGRHVLAFWRVEPEGFHMGVTDPRKTKAADAAIETAPIAGIAGIDDQKPVAAAASSEARPPRSTYFKPARIVPVKIRLGRQPTKTFDLWGNELIPETDAAGAMWPLTEAPVYVLYETPPQPLTAQVIEAIPPPEPTPPSLTTSIGKLVALPEAPVPLPIPTKIEQMLPALRPLPLKQADLYPQTGSRNKLNGGESVGWTLWEDSGAGSARIVLAVRGGGFRYAITVNGQPVPANFWPAWPPRELGRGRGWVELSAILMSEPLTLRKGDKLTVTALQSNSRLYQAWSLPVSDNK from the coding sequence ATTGCAACCGCCGCCGCCCTCACCGGCCTGTTGCAACCCCTGTTGCGAGCAGTTCCCGAAAACCGGCGCGAGACCTTTGACGAAGCCCTCTCGCCACAAACCTGGACACTCACCGAAGGGCGTCCCGACGACGCCGTCGTCTTGCCGGATGCGAAACGCCTGCTGCTCTCTCCCGGCATTGACGATGCGGCCACCCCCGCCTCCCGTGGCCGCACCACGCTGCGTTACCGGTTTTACCCGCTCCGCTCCATGAAGCCGCGACCGGCCTTCGGGGATTTTGTCGCGCAGATGCGCATTGAAGCCGATCCGCAGGCTGCGCCATTCGGCTTCGCATTGCTCGACGCCGGCGAATGGTCATTAAAAATCGAATACGAACCGGCGGTTTCCCGCGCCCGCCTTGTTCTCCACGAACAAGGCAAAGATGCGGAAACCGGCGCATGGATCACTCTGCCTGCAACGACAGGGGCCGGAGATGTTTCCCTCGCGTTCGTCCGTCGCGGCGACCGCATCGAAGCCCGCATCGGCGAAGCTCGCGGCAAACCCGGCGGCCTGCCGCAAAACCCCCGCGTCATTGGCCTCTGGGAGGGCCGCCTTGCCCCCATCGTTGACTTCGCCCTCTCGGTGCGCCCCGCCGTTGCGACCGCTGCGGAAACCGCCCCGCCGGCCGCACCGCATCCGCAACGCATCATTGCGCTCACCATCGAACCACTCCCGGCGGAGAGCCTTTATTTCCAAACAAAAACCCGCCCCGGCTCCGCCCTCCCGCACGACGCCACCCGTTCGCCCGGGCTTCGCAACATCGGTGGTGATTACATGGGCGGTTATCTCTGGCCCCTCCACTCGCCCGACGCCCGCCTCACGATTCTCGCAGGAAACGCCGCCACGCATTCCGCCTCCGGCATTCTGCGCGTCGCCATTGCCGAGTGGCAGGATCAACCCGTTGGTGACGCGCAACACATCCCGCTCACACTCGCGCCCGGCGAAGAACGGCAAATGGACATCGACCTCCCCGCCGGCCGCTACGGTTACTTTACCGCGCACCTCTCACTCCACGCCCCCCCTTCCGCTGATCATGCTGCCTCTCCTGCCGCTGTCGGTGCGCCCATGGGAGCACCTCGCGCCGTTGCCTACGGAATCACCGCCGCGCCGCGTGCCGACGAAATGAACAACTCCAGCCAGGTCGGCACCCACGGCGCGCCCTATGCGCTCACCGGCGCCAAATGGGTTCGGTTCTGGGATTTTGGCGGACGTGCCGTTCACTGGTCTGGTATCCAGACATCCCCTGCACAATGGGACTGGAGCATGCTCGATGCCGCCGTGCAACGCACCGAAGAAGCCGGACTGGCCCCGCCTCTCGTCGTGTTGGGCATGACTCCCGAATGGGCCGCCACCGAACCTGAACGCGGCACCTATCGAGGCAAGGGAGCGTATTCACCGCCAAAGGACATAGCAGACTGGAGCGAATACTGCCGTCGCGTCGCCGAACGTTACAAAGGACGCGTCACGCATTACGAAATCTGGAACGAACCCAACAACAACAGCCTGAAGCCCCGCGGTTTCTTTTTCCACGGACCTGTTGAAAGCTACTTCGAACTCGTGCGTGCCGCTTACGCTGCGGTCAAGTCCGTCGATCCCGGCGCCAAAATCCTGGCCCCCTCCGGCACCGGACATTTTTTCCCGTTCCTCGAACGCTTTCTCGAACTCGGCGGTGGTGACTACTGCGACATCATTTCCATCCACACCTACACAACGCCTTTCCCTCCGGAGATCGGGTACCATTTCAACAGCGAGAAAAGTTACCTTCACCGCGTCGAAACCGTGCGTCGCATCATGAAACGCTTCGGCGTGGAAAAACCCGTTTGGAACACCGAGATCGGCTACCACTCCGGCCTCGATCTCCTGATTGCCGGCGTGCCCGTCCGGCAAGACCAGATCGCCGCCGAAGCCCTGCCCGGCCACTGGCCCAACTGGAAAAACACCTGGAGCTTCCGTCCCCTCGATCCGAGGCGGGCCACCGCTTTTTTCACCCGCTTTCTCCTCCTCTCCTCCGCCTACGGCGTCGAAAAAACATTTATCCACCACCGCCTCATGCAGACCGGCGCAGCCGACACCTCGCCCCTCATGCCCGCCCCCGCCGTCGGCTGGTTCAGCCGTCTGCTCGGCGATGCAACCTATGTCCGCGCCCACGTCTGGCACGACAACGTGCAGGCGCATGAATACAAACTCCCCGACGGACGCCATGTGCTGGCCTTCTGGCGCGTTGAACCCGAGGGTTTCCACATGGGCGTCACCGATCCGCGCAAAACCAAAGCTGCGGATGCCGCCATCGAAACCGCACCCATTGCGGGCATCGCCGGCATCGACGATCAAAAACCTGTCGCCGCTGCCGCCTCATCCGAGGCCAGGCCGCCCCGATCCACCTATTTCAAGCCTGCCCGCATCGTTCCCGTAAAAATCCGTCTCGGCAGGCAACCAACAAAAACATTCGATCTGTGGGGCAATGAACTGATTCCCGAGACGGACGCCGCCGGGGCCATGTGGCCGTTAACCGAAGCCCCGGTTTATGTTCTTTACGAAACGCCGCCGCAACCCCTCACCGCGCAAGTCATCGAAGCCATTCCACCGCCCGAACCCACCCCGCCCTCGCTCACCACGAGTATTGGAAAACTCGTTGCACTGCCGGAGGCTCCCGTGCCGCTTCCCATTCCGACCAAAATCGAGCAAATGCTTCCCGCTTTGCGACCGCTCCCTCTCAAACAGGCCGACCTTTATCCACAGACTGGGTCACGGAACAAACTCAATGGCGGCGAATCCGTTGGCTGGACGTTGTGGGAAGACTCAGGCGCTGGCTCCGCTCGCATCGTGCTGGCAGTGCGTGGCGGCGGGTTTCGTTACGCGATCACGGTCAACGGCCAGCCAGTCCCGGCCAATTTCTGGCCCGCATGGCCTCCCCGCGAACTCGGGCGGGGACGCGGTTGGGTGGAATTGTCCGCCATCCTCATGAGCGAGCCGCTCACACTACGGAAAGGCGACAAGCTGACCGTCACCGCCCTGCAAAGCAACAGCCGCCTCTACCAGGCTTGGAGCCTGCCTGTATCCGACAATAAATGA
- a CDS encoding LacI family transcriptional regulator codes for MLNIRELAQLASVSPGAASLALRGRPGVSETTRQRVLKLAAEHGYKPNPMVTALMSQVSTRLRRRVESIVGLLSTLDVKKYPLHSTPGLFLKGITHEAGRAGFLVEQFCHVHFTAAEVPLARMLDARRIRGLILHQMQDDFDALEIDKDQFAFVAIGVPVPGSRVDFVCNDHGHSVQLATQNLLRLGYRRPGLALDGNRPEHAESAMLSAMLLAQFRAGNPGVPPLLSKDWGPEVFLAWYRREKPDAIICSDHLALDWLRGAGVRVPGSSKRGRSGSNGNVAFAHLDLDPGWKGIAGIDQCNDQVGAAAMDLLISLLNANRYGLPAHPRTVKLQGEWHDGATAPPVRR; via the coding sequence ATGCTCAATATCCGCGAACTCGCCCAACTCGCCAGCGTCAGCCCCGGCGCGGCCAGCCTTGCATTACGCGGGCGACCGGGCGTTTCCGAGACAACACGACAGCGAGTCCTGAAGCTCGCCGCCGAACACGGATACAAGCCCAACCCGATGGTCACCGCACTCATGAGCCAGGTGAGTACGCGATTGCGGAGGCGGGTGGAATCGATCGTCGGCCTGCTCTCCACACTCGACGTAAAAAAATACCCCTTGCACAGCACGCCGGGTTTGTTCCTGAAGGGCATCACACATGAGGCCGGGCGCGCGGGGTTTCTGGTAGAGCAATTTTGTCACGTGCACTTCACCGCCGCCGAGGTGCCGCTTGCCCGAATGCTCGATGCACGGCGTATCCGCGGACTCATTTTGCATCAGATGCAGGACGATTTTGATGCTCTCGAAATCGATAAAGACCAGTTCGCCTTCGTTGCCATTGGCGTGCCGGTGCCTGGTAGCAGAGTGGATTTCGTCTGCAACGACCACGGGCACAGCGTGCAACTCGCCACTCAGAATCTCCTGCGTCTCGGCTACCGCCGTCCCGGTCTGGCGCTGGATGGCAACCGTCCCGAGCACGCCGAATCCGCCATGCTCTCGGCCATGTTGCTTGCCCAGTTTCGCGCAGGAAATCCCGGTGTGCCGCCGTTGCTCAGCAAGGACTGGGGACCGGAGGTTTTCCTCGCCTGGTATCGCCGCGAAAAGCCCGACGCCATCATCTGCTCCGATCACCTCGCACTCGACTGGCTACGCGGTGCGGGCGTGCGGGTGCCGGGCAGCAGCAAGCGCGGGCGCAGTGGAAGTAATGGTAACGTGGCGTTCGCTCACCTCGATCTCGACCCCGGTTGGAAAGGCATCGCCGGCATCGACCAGTGCAACGACCAGGTCGGCGCGGCGGCGATGGACCTCCTGATTTCGCTCCTCAACGCCAACCGCTACGGCCTGCCCGCGCATCCGCGCACCGTGAAACTTCAGGGCGAATGGCATGACGGCGCCACCGCGCCGCCGGTGCGTCGCTGA
- a CDS encoding CopG family transcriptional regulator: MNTLTVQLPESLHRNIRELALRDGWSVDQFIVSAAAEKMAALVTLDHLREEAAKGNRREFDAFLSAVPDIPPDQESDRIRTDD, from the coding sequence ATGAACACGCTCACCGTTCAACTCCCCGAATCCCTGCACAGGAACATCCGGGAACTTGCTCTCCGTGATGGCTGGAGCGTTGACCAGTTTATCGTTTCCGCTGCCGCCGAGAAAATGGCGGCGCTTGTCACCCTCGATCATCTGCGTGAAGAGGCCGCGAAAGGCAACCGGCGCGAGTTCGATGCGTTTCTCTCCGCAGTCCCGGACATCCCGCCTGACCAGGAATCCGACCGTATCCGGACCGACGATTGA
- a CDS encoding galactokinase yields the protein MKAQLIARFRAIYGRDPQLVTRAPGRIEFIGNHTDYNGGTVLGASIDRGVWVAIAPAEAAAPSRRRLHAVYTGETIELDSAAPLARLEGKASWANYPLGILAALPEFGQRAPAGFDYLADADLPAGSGLSSSAAIELASALAFLGITGQNPDRETLVKIGKHAENHFVGVPCGILDQGVSGFGEKDHLVFIDCRGPKFSTVPMPADAHFWIFNTHTKHALVDGLYAARNRECMAAAQALGVELLWQVTPAQVLAAEGKLDPVVFKRARHITEEIARVDATKAALAKGDLVAVGKLLTASHRSSQHLFENSTPELDFLVDTLEKAAGVYGARLSGGGFGGAVMSLTDGNFGQAQAEKVAEAYAAKFGSRPDILHMQTGPGAAVM from the coding sequence ATGAAGGCCCAGCTCATCGCCCGCTTTCGCGCCATTTACGGCCGTGATCCGCAACTCGTCACCCGTGCGCCCGGCCGCATCGAATTCATCGGCAACCACACCGATTACAACGGCGGCACCGTGCTCGGCGCTTCCATCGACCGGGGCGTGTGGGTCGCCATCGCTCCCGCCGAAGCCGCCGCGCCCTCGCGCCGCCGCCTGCATGCGGTTTACACCGGCGAGACAATCGAACTCGACTCCGCCGCTCCGCTCGCGCGCCTCGAAGGCAAGGCCTCCTGGGCGAACTACCCGCTCGGCATCCTCGCCGCGCTTCCGGAATTCGGCCAGCGGGCGCCCGCCGGTTTCGATTACCTCGCCGATGCCGATCTGCCCGCCGGTTCCGGCCTTTCCAGCAGCGCCGCCATCGAACTCGCCTCGGCCCTCGCCTTCCTCGGCATCACCGGCCAAAACCCCGACCGGGAGACGCTCGTCAAGATCGGCAAACACGCGGAGAACCACTTCGTCGGCGTGCCTTGCGGCATTCTCGACCAGGGCGTCTCCGGTTTCGGCGAGAAAGACCATCTCGTGTTCATCGATTGCCGCGGTCCCAAATTCTCCACCGTGCCGATGCCGGCCGACGCGCATTTCTGGATTTTTAATACGCACACCAAACACGCGCTCGTCGACGGCCTCTATGCCGCGCGCAACCGCGAGTGCATGGCCGCCGCCCAGGCCCTCGGCGTCGAACTCCTCTGGCAGGTGACGCCCGCGCAGGTGCTCGCGGCCGAAGGCAAGCTCGATCCCGTTGTATTCAAACGAGCACGACACATCACCGAAGAAATCGCCCGCGTGGATGCGACGAAAGCCGCGCTCGCGAAAGGCGACCTGGTTGCCGTCGGAAAACTCCTCACCGCCTCGCATCGCAGTTCGCAGCATCTTTTCGAAAACAGCACACCCGAGCTCGATTTTCTGGTGGACACCCTGGAGAAGGCCGCGGGCGTGTACGGCGCGCGCCTGAGCGGCGGCGGTTTTGGCGGCGCGGTGATGTCGCTGACGGACGGCAACTTCGGCCAGGCGCAGGCCGAAAAGGTGGCCGAGGCCTATGCGGCGAAATTCGGCTCCCGCCCCGACATCCTCCACATGCAGACCGGACCGGGTGCGGCGGTGATGTAA
- a CDS encoding ATPase, protein MIYLRHISFSPRSGPGPEPDLEAYPFTVPSLGGFDEMEITTPVTFFVGENGSGKSTLLEAVALAARLPPATGAPLEHDETLDPVRPLARALRLGWRPRTHYGFFLRAEDFFNFARETRRRAESMDEMAERFKDDPRVRGYMFAQKQALTSRYGEDLHAMSHGESFLKFFQTRCVPGGLYLIDEPEAALSPQRQLAFLSLMKALVEEGAAQFIVATHSPLLLAYPGARLLCFDDGRLAETAYDDLPHVQLTRNFLANPERFLRGL, encoded by the coding sequence GTGATCTACCTGCGCCATATTTCCTTCAGTCCCCGGTCCGGACCCGGCCCCGAGCCAGATCTCGAGGCGTACCCGTTCACCGTGCCGTCGCTCGGCGGGTTCGACGAAATGGAAATCACGACGCCGGTGACGTTTTTCGTCGGGGAAAACGGTTCCGGCAAATCCACCTTGCTCGAAGCCGTGGCGCTCGCCGCGCGGCTGCCTCCGGCCACCGGAGCGCCCCTAGAGCACGACGAAACCCTCGACCCCGTCCGCCCGCTGGCCCGCGCGCTGCGGCTCGGGTGGCGCCCGCGCACGCACTACGGTTTTTTCCTGCGAGCGGAGGATTTTTTCAATTTCGCCCGCGAAACACGCCGCCGCGCCGAGTCGATGGACGAGATGGCCGAGCGCTTCAAGGACGACCCGCGGGTGCGCGGTTACATGTTTGCGCAAAAACAGGCGCTGACTTCGCGCTACGGCGAGGACCTGCACGCGATGTCGCACGGCGAGAGTTTCCTTAAATTTTTCCAGACCCGGTGTGTCCCGGGCGGATTGTACCTGATCGACGAACCCGAGGCGGCGCTCTCGCCGCAGCGCCAGCTCGCGTTCCTCAGCCTGATGAAGGCGCTGGTCGAGGAGGGCGCGGCGCAGTTCATCGTGGCCACGCACTCGCCGCTGCTGCTCGCGTACCCCGGCGCGCGGCTGCTCTGTTTCGACGACGGCCGGCTCGCCGAAACCGCGTACGACGACCTGCCGCATGTGCAACTGACCCGCAACTTCCTCGCCAATCCGGAACGGTTCTTGCGGGGATTGTAA
- a CDS encoding DEAD/DEAH box helicase has translation MLRKLIAKIRAKIAPSSPASPAKSSGGTSVSASSGSRDAAARDKGDRSRPRGERGERSGRQPREPREPRGESREGGSRSGGRSRRGGPGGESREGRGGRRGERRERPPRDETFEHPRRDPIKPVTPVEIPPQDTAFSKLGLNDAIAFAAAEMGYTDPTPIQAQAVPLVLEGRDVTGSAQTGTGKTAAFALPVLHRLGAHGRLRCLVLEPTRELALQVEEAFQKYSKYTDLTTTIVYGGVGYGKQREDLQRGVDVLAATPGRLLDHLEQGTLTLDSIEILILDEVDRMLDMGFLPDVKRIVQQCPRERQTLFFSATLPPELAQLSSWALRDPVQIKIGQRRSPAETVSHAFYPVVASQKFDLLIELLKRTEFKSIIIFTRTKMGADRIAHRLQREQHTVGVIHSDRSQRERVEALEGFKSGKFEVLVATDIAARGLDIAGVSHVINYDVPENAEDYVHRIGRTGRANATGDAFTLVTEDDVRDARSIERYIDAAIERKKLDDFDYIYSALFDENATGVAAPPKTAGRLVRGMRGGSRGRR, from the coding sequence ATGTTAAGAAAGCTCATCGCGAAGATCCGCGCCAAGATCGCGCCTTCGTCTCCGGCCAGCCCGGCAAAATCATCCGGCGGCACCTCCGTTTCCGCATCCTCAGGCTCCCGCGACGCCGCCGCACGCGACAAGGGCGACCGTTCCCGTCCGCGTGGCGAACGCGGCGAGCGGTCCGGTCGCCAGCCGCGCGAACCCCGCGAACCGCGCGGCGAATCCCGCGAGGGCGGCAGCCGCAGCGGCGGACGCAGTCGTCGCGGCGGCCCCGGCGGTGAAAGCCGTGAAGGACGCGGCGGCCGGCGCGGCGAACGTCGCGAACGCCCCCCGCGTGACGAAACCTTCGAGCATCCGCGCCGCGATCCGATAAAGCCCGTCACGCCCGTCGAGATCCCGCCGCAGGACACCGCGTTCAGCAAGCTCGGGCTCAACGACGCCATCGCCTTCGCCGCCGCCGAAATGGGTTACACCGATCCCACGCCCATCCAGGCCCAGGCCGTGCCGCTCGTCCTCGAAGGCCGCGATGTCACCGGCTCCGCGCAGACCGGCACCGGCAAGACCGCCGCCTTCGCCCTGCCTGTCCTCCACCGCCTCGGCGCGCACGGACGTCTCCGCTGCCTCGTCCTCGAACCGACCCGCGAACTCGCGCTCCAGGTCGAGGAGGCGTTCCAGAAATACTCCAAATACACCGACCTCACCACCACCATCGTGTACGGCGGTGTCGGATACGGCAAACAGCGCGAGGACCTGCAGCGCGGCGTCGACGTCCTCGCCGCCACCCCCGGCCGTCTGCTCGACCACCTCGAACAGGGCACGCTCACACTCGATAGCATCGAAATCCTCATCCTCGACGAGGTCGACCGCATGCTCGACATGGGCTTCCTGCCCGATGTGAAGCGCATCGTCCAGCAATGCCCGCGCGAGCGCCAGACGCTTTTCTTCAGCGCCACCCTCCCCCCCGAGCTCGCCCAGCTTTCGAGCTGGGCGCTGCGCGACCCCGTGCAGATCAAGATCGGCCAGCGCCGCTCGCCCGCCGAGACTGTCTCGCACGCCTTTTATCCGGTCGTGGCTTCCCAGAAATTCGACCTGCTGATCGAGCTCCTCAAGCGCACCGAATTCAAGAGCATCATCATTTTCACGCGCACCAAGATGGGAGCCGACCGCATCGCGCACCGCCTCCAGCGCGAGCAGCACACCGTCGGCGTGATCCACTCCGACCGCAGCCAGCGCGAGCGCGTCGAGGCGCTCGAAGGCTTCAAGAGCGGCAAGTTCGAGGTGCTCGTGGCCACGGACATCGCCGCCCGCGGCCTCGACATCGCCGGCGTGTCGCACGTGATCAACTACGACGTGCCGGAAAACGCCGAGGACTACGTCCACCGCATCGGCCGCACCGGGCGCGCCAACGCCACCGGCGACGCGTTCACGCTCGTCACCGAGGACGACGTGCGCGACGCGCGTTCGATCGAGCGCTACATCGACGCCGCCATCGAGCGAAAGAAACTCGACGATTTCGACTACATCTATTCGGCGCTCTTTGACGAAAACGCCACCGGCGTCGCCGCACCTCCGAAGACCGCCGGCCGCCTCGTTCGCGGCATGCGCGGCGGCAGCCGCGGTCGCCGGTAA
- a CDS encoding Fis family transcriptional regulator: protein MPDSSSPVILVIDDDAEVRYSLSRVLSSKNYQVAEAASGEEGVAMVKKGPHPAVVFLDVRMGGMSGLEALQHIRSANPRQLVILMTAFGTAQTAIEAMKYGAFDYIMKPFDPAKVLTLAENALKAHHDMRTAGEYKPTINVDDYREGIVGASPVMQDVFKIVGQVTASDVTVMITGESGTGKELVARSIWKHSHRASKTFIAVNCAAIPDNLIESELFGHEKGSFTGATTQRIGKFELCDRGTIFLDEIGDMALATQTKILRVLQQGEIQRVGGTETIRVDVRIIAATNKDLEAMVKTKTFREDLYYRLNVVRIKMPPLRDRIGDIPQIIDFCLQNLVKQKKTRVSKVSPEAINILAGYEWPGNVRELENVVYRSAVIAQGDMILPKDLPAEIRDTVRPAAAAAAVPGTAPAPGAFPTPVPAAPAGSVAPFPAASPADTAAPGSGQPTHPATSVAASATGDAPPETGPEPVAPAPAVPSAPVATVPALTVEAALDFLHHALAGGDEPLLKRLEREMIIRVIRSTGGNVAQSADVLGITRATLKKRVEELGL, encoded by the coding sequence ATGCCCGATTCCAGTTCTCCCGTTATTCTTGTCATCGATGATGACGCCGAGGTCCGCTATTCGCTCAGCCGTGTGCTTTCCTCGAAAAACTACCAGGTCGCCGAGGCTGCCAGCGGCGAGGAAGGCGTGGCCATGGTCAAGAAAGGGCCGCACCCGGCCGTCGTCTTTCTCGACGTGCGCATGGGCGGCATGAGCGGACTCGAAGCGCTCCAGCACATCCGCTCCGCCAACCCGCGCCAGCTCGTCATTCTCATGACCGCCTTCGGCACCGCGCAAACCGCCATCGAGGCGATGAAGTACGGCGCGTTCGACTACATCATGAAGCCGTTCGACCCGGCCAAGGTGCTCACGCTCGCCGAAAACGCCCTCAAGGCGCATCACGACATGCGCACCGCCGGCGAGTACAAACCGACCATCAACGTCGACGATTACCGCGAAGGCATCGTCGGCGCCTCGCCCGTCATGCAGGACGTCTTCAAGATCGTCGGCCAGGTCACGGCCAGCGACGTCACCGTGATGATCACCGGCGAGAGCGGCACCGGCAAGGAACTCGTCGCCCGCTCGATCTGGAAACACTCGCACCGCGCTTCCAAAACCTTCATCGCCGTCAACTGCGCCGCCATCCCCGACAACCTCATCGAGAGCGAGCTGTTCGGGCACGAAAAAGGCTCGTTCACCGGGGCCACCACGCAGCGCATCGGCAAGTTCGAGCTCTGCGACCGCGGCACCATCTTTCTCGACGAGATCGGTGACATGGCCCTCGCCACGCAGACCAAGATCCTGCGCGTCCTCCAGCAGGGCGAGATCCAGCGTGTCGGCGGCACCGAGACCATCCGCGTCGACGTGCGCATCATCGCCGCCACCAACAAGGACCTCGAGGCCATGGTGAAGACGAAGACCTTCCGCGAAGACCTCTACTATCGCCTCAACGTCGTGCGCATAAAAATGCCCCCCCTGCGCGACCGCATTGGCGACATCCCGCAGATCATCGATTTCTGTCTCCAGAATCTGGTGAAACAGAAAAAAACCCGCGTCAGCAAGGTGTCGCCCGAGGCCATCAACATCCTCGCCGGCTACGAGTGGCCGGGCAACGTGCGCGAACTCGAGAACGTCGTCTACCGCAGCGCCGTCATCGCGCAAGGCGACATGATCCTGCCCAAGGACTTGCCCGCCGAGATTCGCGATACCGTGCGCCCTGCGGCAGCGGCTGCCGCAGTCCCCGGAACCGCGCCGGCGCCAGGCGCCTTCCCGACTCCCGTGCCTGCCGCACCCGCCGGCTCCGTCGCCCCTTTCCCGGCAGCGTCGCCGGCGGATACCGCAGCCCCGGGCTCCGGCCAGCCAACGCATCCGGCGACATCCGTCGCCGCGTCAGCCACCGGTGACGCGCCGCCGGAAACCGGGCCGGAACCGGTCGCGCCTGCACCGGCTGTCCCGTCTGCCCCGGTCGCGACGGTGCCCGCCCTCACCGTCGAGGCCGCGCTGGATTTTCTTCACCATGCCCTCGCGGGCGGCGACGAGCCTCTCCTCAAACGCCTCGAACGCGAAATGATCATCCGCGTCATCCGGTCCACCGGCGGCAATGTCGCCCAGTCGGCGGATGTTCTCGGCATCACCCGGGCGACCCTGAAAAAACGCGTCGAGGAACTCGGGCTCTGA
- a CDS encoding twitching motility protein → MPEHTPVEIFNALLKLGVDSGASDVVVKTGSPGHLRLSGKLNAVEMEPFTKETVEGFVLESVPEVFRPTWKTNSQIDYSYVVEGMGRFRVNAFRQRGTVSVVFRYIKNDVPTLEGLQLPAEPILKITNVKDGIIIVCGATGSGKSSTLAAMLNWINQNLDRHVITLEDPIEYTFDDRKSVFQQREVGLDVPTFELGITSVLRQNPDIIFIGEMRDRITFETAISAAETGHLVLTTMHANTVAQGLTRLFEFFPAEEQTLARRQVSNTLRGLICQKLIPTLGGSGRVPACEILTADSVVKNLIAEAQTEKITAMMETGTDSASFSFNRELLRLFKANKITKADAIRFSPNPQALDMNMKGIFFKT, encoded by the coding sequence ATGCCTGAACACACACCCGTCGAAATATTCAACGCGCTCCTCAAACTCGGTGTCGACAGCGGCGCCAGCGACGTTGTCGTCAAAACCGGCTCCCCCGGCCACCTGCGCCTCTCCGGCAAGCTCAACGCCGTCGAGATGGAGCCGTTCACGAAAGAAACCGTCGAAGGTTTCGTCCTGGAAAGCGTTCCCGAAGTGTTCCGCCCGACCTGGAAAACCAATTCGCAAATCGACTACTCCTATGTGGTCGAGGGTATGGGCCGTTTCCGCGTCAACGCCTTCCGCCAGCGCGGCACGGTCAGCGTGGTGTTCCGCTACATCAAGAATGACGTTCCCACTCTCGAAGGCCTGCAACTGCCCGCCGAACCGATCCTCAAGATCACCAACGTGAAGGACGGCATCATCATCGTCTGCGGCGCCACCGGCAGCGGCAAGAGCTCGACGCTCGCCGCCATGCTCAACTGGATCAACCAGAACCTCGACCGCCACGTCATCACGCTCGAGGACCCGATCGAGTACACGTTCGACGACCGGAAGTCCGTCTTCCAGCAGCGCGAGGTCGGCCTCGACGTGCCGACCTTCGAACTCGGCATCACCTCCGTCCTGCGCCAGAATCCCGACATCATTTTCATCGGCGAGATGCGCGACCGGATCACGTTCGAGACGGCCATCTCCGCCGCCGAGACGGGCCACCTCGTGCTCACCACGATGCACGCCAACACCGTGGCGCAGGGTCTCACGCGCCTCTTCGAGTTTTTCCCGGCCGAGGAGCAGACCCTCGCCCGCCGCCAGGTGTCGAACACCCTGCGCGGCCTCATCTGCCAGAAACTCATCCCCACGCTCGGCGGCAGCGGCCGCGTGCCCGCCTGCGAAATCCTCACGGCCGACTCCGTCGTGAAAAACCTCATCGCCGAGGCGCAGACCGAAAAGATCACGGCCATGATGGAAACCGGCACCGACTCGGCCAGTTTCTCGTTCAATCGCGAACTGCTCCGCCTGTTCAAGGCCAACAAGATCACCAAGGCCGACGCCATCCGCTTCTCGCCCAACCCGCAGGCGCTCGACATGAACATGAAGGGCATCTTCTTCAAGACCTGA